In a genomic window of Mucilaginibacter sp. KACC 22063:
- a CDS encoding 1-acyl-sn-glycerol-3-phosphate acyltransferase has protein sequence MIEPKKNTLIASFFHRYILRIVKKNFQAVNFNQVNINADKSVLLLPNHYSWWDGFLIYYLNAVYLKKKFHVMILEQTGKKFFFMKYLGAYTVNKGSKDVITSLEYTAKLLQDPQNLVLIFPQGTLYSNFTDDIKFQNGLSRVIKQAAGAFQTLFAVSFMETLQYKKPLVNINLQLHADHVMDMETLKKSFQEYYSQCKLAQGKIVV, from the coding sequence ATGATTGAGCCTAAGAAAAACACTCTGATTGCTTCGTTTTTTCACCGCTATATACTGCGTATCGTTAAAAAAAACTTTCAGGCTGTTAATTTTAATCAGGTGAATATTAATGCGGACAAGTCGGTGCTTTTGCTGCCTAATCATTATAGCTGGTGGGACGGCTTTTTGATATATTATTTAAACGCGGTGTACTTAAAAAAGAAGTTCCATGTGATGATACTGGAGCAAACAGGTAAAAAATTCTTTTTTATGAAATATCTGGGGGCTTATACGGTCAATAAAGGCTCAAAAGATGTAATTACCTCACTTGAATACACCGCAAAGCTTTTACAAGACCCCCAAAACCTGGTGCTCATCTTTCCACAGGGGACATTGTATTCAAATTTTACGGATGATATTAAATTTCAAAATGGATTATCGCGGGTAATAAAACAGGCAGCGGGTGCATTTCAAACCCTTTTTGCTGTAAGCTTTATGGAAACATTACAGTACAAAAAGCCTTTGGTAAATATTAACTTGCAGCTGCATGCAGATCACGTTATGGACATGGAAACTTTAAAGAAAAGTTTTCAGGAGTATTATAGTCAGTGCAAACTTGCACAAGGTAAAATCGTTGTATAA
- a CDS encoding glycosyltransferase family 2 protein encodes MVILLSVIFFFIILRFAVTLFNFVSNPKLRRVTKRYDDKVSILIPARNEAGRILNLLESIAEQEYSNYEVIILDDNSEDHTYELCNDFAASHEKFRVIKGQQLPKGWLGKNYACYQLARLATGKYLLFLDADEEIENGLINSSVHRMHVNNLALLSLFTDQVMVTFGEKVVVPLMHYILLNLLPIRLIYLSKNPAFSAASGQFMMFDAAEYHHRQWHEMVKDKVVEDIEIMRQVKTNRLKGEAILANGMISCRMYNSYNEAIEGFSKNFLAPFNYSIPGFMLYILLLIGGPLIVIATLNLQLIFFMCGIIVLGRTMISFLSGQSDRINTFLHPLQMLSLVVIAVSAIQKQLTKTNTWKGRRV; translated from the coding sequence GTGGTTATTCTTCTTTCTGTCATCTTCTTTTTCATCATCCTCCGTTTCGCGGTTACACTATTCAACTTTGTATCAAATCCAAAGCTGCGCCGTGTTACCAAAAGGTATGATGACAAAGTTTCCATCTTAATCCCCGCACGTAATGAGGCAGGAAGAATATTAAACCTGCTGGAATCTATAGCAGAACAGGAATACAGCAATTACGAGGTGATCATTCTTGATGACAATTCGGAGGATCATACTTATGAATTGTGCAATGATTTTGCAGCGAGCCATGAGAAGTTTAGAGTTATCAAAGGGCAGCAGCTTCCTAAAGGCTGGCTTGGGAAAAACTACGCCTGCTACCAGTTAGCAAGACTGGCAACAGGTAAGTATTTGTTGTTTCTGGATGCTGACGAAGAAATTGAAAACGGACTTATCAATAGTTCTGTACACCGCATGCACGTAAATAACCTGGCTTTGCTTAGCTTATTCACCGACCAGGTAATGGTAACCTTTGGCGAGAAAGTGGTAGTGCCGTTAATGCATTATATACTGCTTAACCTGTTACCAATACGGCTGATTTATTTATCTAAAAATCCTGCATTTTCTGCTGCAAGTGGACAATTCATGATGTTTGATGCTGCGGAATATCACCATCGCCAATGGCACGAAATGGTTAAAGACAAGGTGGTAGAAGATATCGAAATTATGCGGCAGGTAAAAACCAATAGGTTAAAAGGCGAAGCAATTTTAGCCAATGGCATGATCAGTTGCCGCATGTACAATAGCTACAATGAAGCCATTGAAGGCTTTAGCAAAAACTTTCTGGCACCGTTTAATTACAGCATCCCTGGCTTTATGCTTTATATACTGTTGCTGATAGGTGGCCCTTTGATTGTAATTGCTACTTTGAATCTGCAATTAATATTTTTTATGTGCGGTATTATTGTTTTAGGCCGTACCATGATCTCATTTTTATCAGGGCAAAGCGACAGGATTAATACCTTCCTGCATCCGCTGCAAATGTTAAGCCTCGTGGTTATTGCCGTTAGCGCTATACAAAAACAACTTACTAAAACCAATACATGGAAAGGCCGGCGCGTTTAA
- a CDS encoding carotenoid biosynthesis protein, whose protein sequence is MERPARLNKNIAIAIIVLFHAVGLFGLMMPAFQSSFLRIVPFHLLLMFVVILLSHDSPNAKFISFALIVYLLGFIAEWVGVHKNWIFGNYNYGKTLGVKLWDIPLTIGLNWFMLVYAAGVTMQYSTLKNKWLRIILGSILLVLLDFLIEPVAMRFDYWQWLDNIVPLKNYLGWFAVGALMLFLFEQFKFKKQIWVAPLLLAVQFLFFLILANTDVAM, encoded by the coding sequence ATGGAAAGGCCGGCGCGTTTAAATAAAAATATTGCAATAGCAATTATCGTATTATTTCATGCAGTAGGGTTGTTCGGGCTAATGATGCCTGCATTCCAATCGTCTTTTTTGAGGATAGTTCCATTTCACTTATTGCTGATGTTCGTGGTGATTCTATTAAGTCATGATAGCCCTAATGCCAAATTTATAAGCTTTGCGTTAATTGTTTATCTGCTTGGTTTTATTGCAGAATGGGTTGGCGTGCATAAAAACTGGATCTTTGGCAATTATAATTATGGTAAAACATTGGGCGTAAAGTTGTGGGATATCCCTTTAACTATTGGGCTTAATTGGTTTATGCTGGTTTATGCAGCAGGGGTTACCATGCAATATAGCACCTTAAAAAATAAATGGCTGCGTATCATTCTGGGTTCAATCTTATTGGTGCTGCTCGATTTTTTGATCGAACCGGTAGCCATGCGGTTTGATTACTGGCAATGGTTAGATAATATCGTTCCTCTTAAAAACTACCTGGGCTGGTTTGCAGTAGGTGCCTTGATGCTATTTCTGTTCGAGCAGTTTAAATTTAAAAAACAAATCTGGGTAGCTCCGCTGTTATTGGCAGTACAGTTTTTATTTTTTCTGATACTGGCTAATACTGACGTAGCCATGTAA